A stretch of the Candidatus Methylomirabilota bacterium genome encodes the following:
- a CDS encoding arginine--tRNA ligase, which translates to MIGDLKANLTESLLTAIKQAGLESGLAQDTPAPLTWEYPADPAFGDLSTTLAFGLAKTLRRKPREIALQISASAAFPPDLVDRVEVAGAGYLNFFIARPFWRHLVQEILRAGPMYGRADVGGGRRVLVEFVSANPTGPLVVVNARAAAIGDAIARLLEAIGHRPYCEFYVNDAGNQFRNLALAMEVRCRQHLGEDCPMPEEAYPGDYLIDLAREYLERHGPETLSASEPERRDQLGRFAVERILQWQRASLEAYGVTFDGWFSERALRERCEPERVVEALRERGFLYEHEGAVWFRSTAFGDDKDRVLVKGDGEITYFLPDIAYHQDKFDRGFEQVIDLWGPDHHGYVARMRAAMQALDHPPEALRILIVQLVRLMRGSEQVRMSKRSGQFVMMDELVEEVGRDAARYIFLTRRCDSHLDFDLELAKSASEENPVYYVQYAHTRLCSILREAAKAQFPVPAPEDDLDPLDLQEEIGLIKQLALYPELVIGAAQALEPHRLTTYLHDLAAQFHGYYTRHRIISADRNLTRARLALVAALRVVMANTLGLLGVSAPERM; encoded by the coding sequence ATGATTGGTGATCTCAAAGCAAACCTGACCGAGTCGCTTCTGACCGCCATCAAGCAGGCTGGCTTAGAAAGCGGGTTAGCGCAGGATACTCCCGCACCGCTTACGTGGGAATATCCGGCCGACCCGGCTTTCGGCGATCTCTCGACTACGCTGGCCTTCGGCCTGGCGAAGACGCTGAGGCGGAAGCCTCGCGAGATCGCGCTCCAGATTTCCGCCTCAGCGGCGTTTCCTCCTGATCTGGTTGATCGCGTCGAGGTGGCGGGAGCCGGCTATCTGAACTTCTTTATCGCCCGGCCGTTCTGGCGTCATCTCGTTCAGGAGATCCTCCGAGCTGGACCGATGTACGGAAGGGCTGATGTCGGCGGCGGACGACGGGTGCTCGTAGAGTTTGTCAGCGCGAATCCGACCGGCCCGCTCGTCGTGGTTAATGCCAGGGCCGCGGCGATCGGTGACGCCATCGCTCGGCTCTTAGAGGCCATCGGGCATCGGCCGTACTGCGAGTTCTACGTGAACGATGCGGGAAACCAATTCCGCAACCTCGCGTTGGCGATGGAGGTGCGGTGCCGTCAACACCTAGGCGAGGACTGCCCCATGCCTGAGGAGGCGTATCCGGGTGACTATCTGATCGATCTGGCCCGCGAATATCTTGAGCGACATGGGCCAGAGACGCTCTCAGCGTCGGAGCCGGAGCGCCGAGACCAACTGGGTCGCTTTGCGGTTGAGCGGATCCTTCAGTGGCAGCGGGCCTCGCTTGAGGCGTACGGGGTCACCTTTGACGGATGGTTCAGCGAGCGAGCGCTGCGGGAGCGGTGCGAGCCGGAGCGGGTGGTGGAGGCGCTGCGGGAGCGCGGCTTCCTCTATGAGCATGAGGGCGCCGTGTGGTTTCGCTCGACCGCCTTTGGCGATGATAAAGACCGGGTCCTCGTAAAGGGCGACGGCGAGATCACCTATTTTCTGCCGGACATCGCCTATCACCAGGATAAGTTCGATCGAGGGTTTGAACAGGTGATCGATCTCTGGGGACCCGACCACCACGGCTACGTTGCGCGGATGCGGGCCGCCATGCAGGCGCTCGACCATCCTCCGGAGGCGCTCAGAATACTCATCGTGCAGCTTGTCCGTTTGATGCGAGGGAGCGAGCAGGTCCGGATGTCCAAGCGATCCGGGCAGTTCGTCATGATGGACGAGCTGGTTGAGGAGGTGGGCCGGGACGCCGCGCGCTACATCTTTCTCACCAGACGATGCGACAGCCATTTGGACTTCGACCTGGAGCTTGCCAAATCGGCGTCCGAGGAAAACCCCGTCTACTACGTGCAGTACGCGCACACACGCCTGTGCAGCATTCTCCGGGAGGCGGCAAAGGCTCAGTTTCCAGTTCCCGCCCCAGAGGACGACCTCGATCCGCTCGATCTGCAGGAAGAGATCGGGTTAATCAAGCAACTGGCGCTTTACCCGGAGCTGGTAATCGGGGCGGCGCAGGCGCTGGAGCCGCACAGACTCACCACCTACCTGCACGACCTCGCCGCGCAGTTTCATGGCTACTATACCCGCCATCGGATCATCTCCGCCGACAGGAATCTCACACGCGCACGCTTGGCGCTGGTCGCCGCCCTTCGTGTAGTCATGGCCAACACGCTTGGCTTGCTAGGTGTCTCCGCCCCCGAGCGGATGTAG
- a CDS encoding ribbon-helix-helix protein, CopG family — protein MARVNVFLKDELLDEINEEAKDEGTNRSALIQTALEEYLQAKRKKREEEEKRKEMKEASRRIDDLAKELGDWDPVAIIRRFRDTNLKGDR, from the coding sequence ATGGCGCGTGTAAACGTTTTCCTGAAAGACGAACTGCTGGATGAGATCAACGAGGAAGCGAAAGATGAGGGAACCAATCGCAGTGCTCTGATTCAGACTGCGCTAGAAGAATACTTGCAGGCAAAACGGAAGAAGAGGGAAGAAGAGGAAAAACGGAAAGAGATGAAAGAGGCCTCTCGCAGGATTGACGATCTGGCTAAAGAGCTTGGGGATTGGGATCCCGTAGCGATCATTCGTCGCTTCCGCGATACCAATTTAAAGGGAGATCGATGA
- a CDS encoding type II toxin-antitoxin system VapC family toxin: MIPAYHQGYVVDASVLTKWFVEHDEPDRDRALALKEFHISGRSTIYVTELAFLEVLNAIRFGSKAKEEHGARAIAGLEGLNLNVTETDFQLLRKANAIAWAYKITIYDALYVALAEQLGYPLITADEVMVKKLTGHSIVVPLRELEVKN, encoded by the coding sequence ATGATCCCCGCCTATCACCAGGGTTACGTGGTAGATGCGTCGGTTCTCACCAAATGGTTTGTTGAGCACGATGAACCTGACCGAGACCGGGCTCTGGCGCTCAAAGAGTTCCATATATCAGGGCGCTCCACCATCTATGTTACGGAGCTCGCCTTCCTGGAGGTACTCAACGCGATTCGCTTCGGTTCAAAGGCCAAGGAAGAGCATGGCGCAAGAGCCATCGCCGGGCTTGAAGGGCTAAACCTCAATGTCACAGAGACCGATTTTCAACTACTGCGAAAAGCCAACGCCATTGCCTGGGCCTACAAGATTACCATCTATGACGCTCTCTATGTGGCTCTTGCCGAGCAACTGGGATACCCGCTCATCACGGCAGATGAGGTCATGGTGAAAAAGCTGACGGGTCATAGCATCGTCGTACCGTTACGCGAATTGGAGGTCAAGAACTGA
- a CDS encoding site-specific DNA-methyltransferase, translating into MPVLRFKGKTAIEGYHHTVAHHTVEFDAKLSVPGKGEKPGLDGNLIIEGDNLIALKALLPTHAGRIKCIYIDPPYNTGNEGWVYNDNLTQPQFKEWIGQTVGKEGEDATRHDKYCCMMYPRLQLLKQFLRNDGVIFVSIDDNEVQHLRLIMDEIYGAENLLAMFVWKSRENPDSRNQSGVSIDHEYVLTYGRTEAATLLGKEKDLSKYKNPDNDSNGPWMSDNLTGLASAQERPNLHYPIVDPKTGRKYLPPPNRGWSKSKEVINDLIKKGQIIYPANPNSRPRLKHFLKDLLSMWTGFSSVLLKPYTTDGTRELMEIFGEKVFAFPKPSEFIKTLIRQVATTDDIILDSFAGSGPTGQAVLKLNREDGGNRQCILVQMPYDTKDQEKEKFNICQKITAERVRRVIQGFTYTSPKGKKEKVAGLGGSFTYARVGNPLFGEYRDWGKQLPGYEDLAKYIFYTETSRDFDQKMMNEKTGKIGEHHGTSYYLLYTPDGQEDRRLDMEWLRGLGKMEKNRNVVVYCEKIWVHRDDLAKFEQETKRTVRPMIVPFNLK; encoded by the coding sequence ATGCCGGTTCTGCGGTTCAAAGGAAAGACCGCGATTGAGGGCTATCATCACACGGTTGCGCACCACACCGTGGAGTTCGACGCCAAGCTGTCGGTCCCAGGGAAGGGCGAGAAACCAGGACTTGACGGCAACCTCATCATCGAGGGTGACAACCTCATCGCCTTGAAGGCCCTTCTTCCCACCCACGCGGGACGGATCAAGTGCATCTACATTGATCCGCCATACAATACCGGTAATGAAGGGTGGGTCTATAACGATAATCTCACGCAACCGCAGTTCAAGGAGTGGATAGGCCAGACGGTCGGCAAAGAAGGAGAGGACGCCACCCGTCACGATAAGTACTGCTGCATGATGTATCCGCGCCTACAACTGCTGAAACAATTTCTCCGTAACGATGGCGTCATCTTTGTCAGCATTGACGACAACGAAGTGCAGCACCTTCGATTGATTATGGATGAAATATACGGCGCCGAAAACCTTCTTGCCATGTTCGTCTGGAAAAGCAGGGAGAACCCCGATAGCCGAAACCAGAGTGGCGTGTCGATTGATCATGAATATGTCCTAACATATGGCAGGACTGAAGCTGCTACTTTGCTGGGGAAGGAGAAAGATCTCTCAAAGTATAAAAATCCTGACAACGATTCCAACGGACCGTGGATGAGTGACAACCTCACAGGTTTGGCAAGCGCGCAAGAACGCCCAAACTTGCACTACCCGATCGTGGATCCTAAGACCGGTCGGAAATATCTCCCACCGCCCAATAGAGGATGGTCAAAGAGTAAGGAGGTAATAAACGATCTCATTAAGAAGGGTCAGATTATTTATCCAGCTAATCCCAATAGCAGACCAAGACTGAAACACTTTTTGAAGGATCTGTTAAGCATGTGGACTGGCTTCTCCTCCGTACTATTAAAGCCATATACAACAGACGGTACGCGAGAGTTGATGGAGATATTTGGAGAGAAGGTTTTTGCCTTCCCCAAGCCTTCCGAATTCATCAAGACGCTCATCCGGCAGGTGGCCACCACGGATGACATTATTCTAGATTCCTTTGCTGGGAGCGGACCAACAGGTCAAGCTGTACTAAAGTTAAACCGAGAAGACGGCGGCAATCGCCAATGCATTCTTGTCCAGATGCCTTACGACACCAAGGACCAAGAGAAAGAGAAGTTCAATATCTGCCAGAAGATCACAGCGGAGCGGGTCCGGCGGGTTATTCAGGGGTTTACGTATACGAGCCCGAAGGGCAAGAAGGAAAAGGTTGCCGGACTAGGCGGCTCTTTCACCTATGCCCGCGTCGGTAATCCGCTCTTTGGAGAATATCGGGATTGGGGCAAGCAGTTGCCCGGCTATGAGGATCTCGCCAAGTACATCTTCTATACTGAGACCAGCCGAGACTTCGACCAAAAGATGATGAATGAGAAGACCGGGAAGATCGGTGAACATCACGGGACGAGTTACTATCTGCTCTACACGCCCGACGGTCAGGAAGATCGCCGATTGGACATGGAATGGCTCAGGGGTCTCGGCAAGATGGAGAAGAACAGGAACGTGGTGGTCTATTGTGAGAAGATTTGGGTGCACCGTGATGACCTGGCGAAGTTTGAGCAGGAAACGAAGCGGACGGTGCGGCCCATGATTGTCCCGTTCAATTTGAAGTAA
- a CDS encoding type II toxin-antitoxin system HicB family antitoxin produces the protein MAMSSYTAIVEKEGSLYVALCPELDVASQGTTVEEATANLKEAVELFLECADSEEIKRRLHTQVFVTRFEAAHG, from the coding sequence ATGGCAATGAGCAGCTATACGGCAATCGTCGAGAAAGAAGGCAGCCTCTATGTCGCGCTGTGCCCGGAGCTCGATGTGGCGAGCCAGGGGACTACGGTGGAAGAGGCCACCGCCAATTTGAAGGAAGCTGTAGAGTTATTTTTGGAGTGTGCGGACTCCGAAGAAATTAAGCGTCGTTTACACACCCAGGTCTTCGTGACGCGCTTCGAAGCCGCGCATGGGTAG